GAAGTGAAGTATCATTATTTATTAGATAAAATCGAGTGTTAAGGCTAGTTATTATAATAATACCTAGTTTTTATTTATAGAAAGAGGGAATGAAATGGAAAAATTGCTTTTACTTTTTAAAGATGAAAGTTCTAAACAAAAGGTTATATCACATTTAAAAGAAATGGATTTGAATTCAAGTTTTTTTGATAATTATGAGGATGTAGATAGTTATTGTCGAAATAATGATGTTGATTTCATAATATGTGATGATGAAAACATAGGAAAAATGATCGATAAAAAAGATAAAAGTGGTCTAGACAATTTCTTTACAAAGGCTATGCTTTTAGAATTAACTAAA
Above is a genomic segment from Bacilli bacterium PM5-9 containing:
- a CDS encoding DNA-binding CsgD family transcriptional regulator (product_source=COG2771; cath_funfam=1.10.10.10; cog=COG2771; pfam=PF00486; superfamily=46894) translates to MEKLLLLFKDESSKQKVISHLKEMDLNSSFFDNYEDVDSYCRNNDVDFIICDDENIGKMIDKKDKSGLDNFFTKAMLLELTKREQAILEILIENINEIVSRDEINSKIYLSDKVATCRNVDAHIKNIRKKLDIDNIKSIYGQGYIWIDK